From the genome of Leishmania braziliensis MHOM/BR/75/M2904 complete genome, chromosome 26, one region includes:
- a CDS encoding guanine nucleotide-binding protein-like protein, translating to MPPFSGKKKKEQLQMKRQRKRDEEERSKVRDREREKLREDLVERGDDASEDVIDALLRKRADLQDPARGRRARQREKESTAASTSAHRKAGGGCDDKDYQSDSSAASNDSDGECGNQMRCSTLSTMMYNADRHHGVRSIFAKETAAVIAARKQLNYRPIPCRTTMPPTGIAFGEWFAFPSSASSAAAVVSPAAAGVSSRRGGAGDGGDAGQVNAEENLAVIAAEKQRRMERPLVSSAGDALGGVSSSVFFPFAVELPSRGWHVGTEGRAVVEDENTVRAGASGASTQLQSGRSRAATPRAPVDDSATSPSKGRHGGTTCAGQCSSDQNEVSDAGSNDSNASAVHTGVTSAKEHQDNAQYIKSIEERRFGLYTDCVDAYPFPTALEGLEVSSYERNLEVWQQLWRTVELSDVLVVVADARYPIIHAHLGLLTYIAKETRKPCVFVLNKEDLVPASTLQCWQRFLYRYLEDLGFFVEPLDAAEQLGEKDTKCCRSEGLAKGGSVSGRIVLRTFTANPRPETAGQRDGEVDVTRRQKNRKKANAHMYEKLRTGRLNVATHLGGRQRAAAGGSDSEEDDEFCYGATELFVGMQAAQYALQQDRRAYKELEVVAGKIAELLATCRRLGTLARAAAQGENAAAVERSNAASPPSSMYATSSLPCVAPRAAQKKAKKRRLARHGGLAGAPTGDDSGNEKSDDAIEDRASDSPSYLHIGFIGHPNVGKSSLLNCIRGTKVVSVSPTPGHTKHIQTIPVPEAHLTLVDSPGLALPVFGVPPPLQAVLGTHQIAQTRDPQTSISFLAAYLPIEKMYGMQRPEYALSEDGWSSHELCEAYAKKCGLFVKHGKGALDVHRAAIALLQEAYEGRLALFYAPPELNLLQSTWYRERIRPHLLLPVFKPTLLPSTP from the coding sequence ATGCCACCGTTTAGtggcaagaagaagaaggagcagcTACAGatgaagcggcagcgcaagcGGGATGAGGAAGAGCGTTCGAAGGTGCGCGACCGGGAGCgggagaagctgcgcgaggacCTCGTGGAGCGCGGCGACGATGCCTCCGAGGACGTCATTGATGCTCTCCTACGCAAGCGAGCGGATCTGCAGGACCCAGCACGTGGACGCCGTGCTCGACAGcgtgaaaaagagagcaccGCTGCATCGACTTCTGCGCATCGCAAAGCTGGCGGTGGCTGTGATGACAAAGACTACCAGTCTGACAGCAGTGCAGCATCGAATGACTCGGATGGCGAATGTGGAAACCAGatgcggtgcagcacactGTCGACAATGATGTACAACGCGGACCGTCATCATGGGGTGCGCAGCATCTTCGCCAAAGAAACCGCCGCCGTCATTGCTGCCCGCAAGCAGCTGAACTATCGACCGATTCCGTGCCGGACAACGATGCCGCCAACAGGCATTGCGTTTGGCGAGTGGTTTGCCTTTCCATCCTCTGCGTCCTCAGCCGCGGCCGTGGTttcaccggcggcggcaggcgtGAGCTCCaggcgtggcggcgctggggaCGGCGGGGATGCTGGCCAAGTGAACGCGGAGGAAAACCTTGCCGTCATCGCggcggagaagcagcgccgcatggAGCGTCCGTTGGTGTCGTCTGCCGGAGATGCGCTCGGCGGCGTGAGTAGCAGTGTGTTCTTCCCGTTCGCGGTGGAACTGCCCTCGCGAGGCTGGCACGTTGGAACCGAAGGCAGAGCAGTGGTGGAAGATGAAAACACGGTAAGGGCTGGTGCTAGTGGTGCTTCAACCCAACTGCAGTCGGGCCGATCGAGAGCGGCAACTCCTCGAGCACCTGTGGACGACTCCGCCACCTCGCCGTCGAAAGGCAGACACGGGGGGACAACGTGCGCGGGACAATGCAGCTCAGACCAGAATGAAGTAAGTGATGCTGGAAGCAACGACAGCAATGCGTCCGCAGTTCACACAGGTGTCACTTCTGCAAAGGAGCATCAAGACAACGCACAGTACATCAAGAGCATTGAGGAAAGGCGGTTCGGCCTCTACACAGACTGCGTGGACGCTTACCCCTTTCCTACTGCGCTCGAGGGCCTCGAGGTGAGCTCCTACGAACGGAACTTGGAGGtgtggcagcagctctgGCGCACTGTCGAGCTGAGTGACGTCCTTGTCGTCGTGGCCGATGCGCGATACCCCATCATCCACGCCCATCTCGGTCTTCTCACCTACATTGCGAAAGAGACGCGCAAGCCGTGCGTGTTTGTGCTGAACAAGGAAGACCTCGTTCCAGCCTCCACGCTGCAGTGCTGGCAGCGATTCCTTTATCGCTACTTGGAGGACCTGGGCTTCTTCGTGGAGCCGCTGgatgcagcagagcagctggGAGAGAAGGATACCAAGTGTTGCCGCAGCGAAGGCCTTGCGAAGGGAGGTTCCGTGAGTGGGCGCATTGTACTGCGCACCTTCACCGCCAACCCGAGACCTGAAACGGCGGGACAACGCGACGGTGAGGTGGATGTAACACGGCGGCAGAAGAACCGGAAGAAGGCGAACGCGCACATGTATGAGAAGCTGCGCACTGGTCGGCTAAACGTGGCGACGCACCTTGGCGGCCGCcagcgcgctgctgcaggcggcagcgacagcgaagaggaTGATGAGTTCTGTTACGGCGCCACGGAACTGTTTGTGGGGATGCAGGCCGCTCAGTACGCACTTCAGCAGGATCGCCGCGCCTACAAGGAGCTCGAGGTGGTCGCTGGCAAGATCGCCGAGCTGCTGGCGACCTGCCGCCGCTTGGGCACTTTGGCGCGTGCCGCGGCGCAGGGAGAGAatgccgctgcggtggaaCGGTCAAATGCAgcctcgccgccgtcatCGATGTACGCAACATCGTCGTTGCCGTGCGTAGCACCACGCGCAGCAcaaaagaaagcgaagaagaggcgtTTGGCTCGTCACGGTGGCTTGGCCGGCGCTCCTACCGGTGACGACTCCGGAAACGAGAAGAGCGATGACGCTATAGAGGACCGGGCGTCAGACAGTCCTTCGTACCTCCACATTGGCTTCATTGGTCACCCCAACGTGGGCAAATCATCCCTGCTCAACTGCATTCGCGGCACGAAGGTGGTCTCGGTGAGTCCCACGCCAGGCCACACAAAACACATTCAGACAATTCCAGTGCCGGAAGCGCACTTGACGTTAGTGGACAGCCCTGGCTTGGCCCTTCCCGTCTTCGGCGTGCCGCCCCCACTGCAGGCTGTCCTCGGGACGCACCAGATCGCTCAGACACGCGACCCCCAGACCAGCATCAGCTTCCTGGCGGCGTATCTGCCCATTGAGAAAATGTACGGAATGCAGCGGCCCGAGTACGCGCTATCAGAGGATGGCTGGAGCTCGCACGAGCTGTGTGAAGCATATGCAAAGAAGTGCGGCCTCTTCGTGAAGCATGGCAAGGGGGCCCTCGATGTCCACCGTGCGGCCATTGCCCTTCTGCAGGAGGCCTACGAGGGGCGGCTCGCCCTCTTCTACGCACCACCAGAGCTGAATCTTCTGCAGTCCACGTGGTATCGCGAGCGCATTCGCCCACATCTTCTGCTGCCGGTATTCAAACCTACTCTTCTCCCCAGCACGCCATAG
- a CDS encoding prefoldin-like protein, translating to MSAITEKYTFKDDYVSPRGIPKVAFVENVAELVKSSGDSAETLLKRFSEQYSKYKLAEHRLIRTMANLEAKIPDIKKTLQTLAFLKKSLVEENGGKGFTTNYGLTESIFCQAKVLPQKTVHLWLGANVMVEYTYEEAMQLLERNLQSATENLATTQEDLAWLQEQQTILEVNTSRLYNYDVVERRKKSEEEAKM from the coding sequence ATGAGTGCCATTACGGAGAAGTACACCTTCAAGGATGACTATGTCAGTCCGCGTGGCATTCCGAAGGTCGCCTTTGTCGAGAacgtggcggagctggtCAAGTCGAGCGGCGACAGTGCCgagacgctgctgaagcggtTCAGTGAGCAGTACAGCAAATACAAGCTCGCGGAGCACCGACTGATCCGCACGATGGCCAACCTCGAGGCGAAGATTCCGGACATCAAGAAGACGCTGCAGACCCTGGCGTTTCTGAAGAAATCGCTAGTGGAAGAGAACGGCGGCAAAGGCTTTACGACGAACTACGGACTGACGGAGAGTATTTTCTGCCAGGCTAAGGTGCTGCCACAGAAAACGGTGCACCTGTGGCTTGGTGCAAACGTCATGGTCGAGTACACGTATGAGGAGGCCATGCAGTTGCTGGAGCGCAACCTGCAGAGCGCCACAGAGAACCTCGCGACAACGCAGGAAGACCTGGCGTGGctgcaagagcagcagaccATCTTGGAAGTGAACACGTCGCGACTGTACAACTACGACGTCGTGGAGCGCCGTAAGAaaagcgaggaagaggcaaaGATGTGA